The Halobacterium hubeiense genome contains the following window.
AGCACGCCGACAGCGTGGTGGTCTTTCTTCGTGGCTTTCTGGTGGCAGTGGCCGTGGTAGGACAGCGACGCGTCGGGCGCGCTCCACTCGATTTCGTCGTCCAGCCGGAAGACGTCGAGGTACTCGCAGACGCCGTACGTGTTCGCCGCGAGCGCTTCGACGGCGTCGCCCGACAGGAGGTCCAGATAGTCGGACTGGAACATCACGGCGTCCGACGGTTCGACGAGCACGACGTCCCAGCCGTCGGCGACCCGCGGTTCGAGGGCCGCGACGTTCTTCCGAGCGGTCTCGCGGGACTTGTCGAGGAAGCCCTTCGAGTGGGCGGGCCGGCCGCTGTCGGTGCGCTCGGCGAGGTCCACGTGGACGCCCGCGGCCTCCAGCACGCGCACAGCGGCTTTCCCGATTTCGGGGTGCGCGTAGTTCGTGTAGGTGTCCGGGAACAGCACGGCCTTCCGGTCGGCATCGCTTGCGGGGACGGTCGTGCCGCCGCGCGCGTCGAACCAGTCCTTGAGGGTTTCGCGCTCGAACGTCGGGAGCGTGCGCTCGCTTGCGATGCCGACGGTCTTCTCCATCACCGTGCGAGCGCCCGGCACCTTCGAGACGAGGTTCGAGACGGGCGCGGTCGCGCTGCCGAGCGCGGCGAGCGCGTCCACGTTCGCGAACAGCTTGTCGCGGACGCTGGCGCCCTCGCGCTGGTGGCGCTCGTGGGAGACCTCGGCCTTCATCTTCGCCATGTCCACCTCGCTGGGGCAGTCTTTCGCACAGCCCTTGCAGCCCACGCAGAGGTCCAATACTTCCTCGGCGAACTCGTCGCCGGTCGGATCGTCCGGGAGGTCGCCGCTCATCGCCTGCCGGAGCATGTTCGCGCGGCCCCGCGTGGACGTGATTTCCTCGTCGGCGGCGCGGTAGGTCGGACACATCACGCCGCCCGCGGTGTCCTGTTCGGTGCGGCAGCCGCCGCAGCCGTGGCAGAGTTCGACCATCCCCCGGAGGCCGTTCTCGTTGTCCCAGTTCAGCTCCGCGTCGAAGCCGGCGTCGAAGTCGTAGTCGGGGCCGAACCGGAGGTTCTCGGTCATCGAGACGTCCCCGCAGACCTGCCCGGGGTTCAGCAGCCAGTCCGGGTCGAAGGCGGTCTTGAGGTCGCGGAACGCGCCCCAGAGCTGGTCGCCGTACAGTTTCCGGTTCCACTGGGTCCGCGCGCGGCCGTCGCCGTGCTCCCCGGAGACGCTCCCGCCGAACTCCACGACCATGTCGGTGACGCGGTCGGCGATGTCCTCCATCGCCGCCAGGTCGGGCTCGGACTTGGTGTTCACCAAGGGACGGACGTGCAGGACGCCCGGGCCGGCGTGCGCGTAGAAGGACGCGAACGTGTCGTTGTCTTCGAGAATCTGCTGGAAGCGCGTGACGAACTCCGGGAGGTGCTCGGGGGGAATCGCGCAGTCCTCGATGAACGAAATGTGTTTCGCGTCGCTGGTGCGCCCCAGCAGAATCGGGAGCCCGGACTTGCGGAGCTTCCAGTAGGTCGCGCGCTCTTCCTCGTCGTGGGCTTCGAGGGCGTCGAACGCGAATCGGTCGTCGCCGGTTTCGACGCGGTCCTCGACGAGTCCTGCGGTCTTCTCGCGGCCGTCATCGTCGTCCGCGGCGTAGAACTCCACGAGGAGCGCGGCCCGCGTCCCCTCCGGGAGCAGCGCCACGACGTCCTCGAACTCCGCGGTGTCGCTGGCGAGGTCGATGAGCGTGTCGTCGATGAGTTCGACCGCCGCGGGGTCGTGTTCGAGGACGTGCGTGACGTCGGAGACGGCGTCCACGACGCTGTCGTACGTGAGCAGGGCGACGGACTTCGTCTCCGGGACCGTTTCGAGGGAGACGGTGGCTTCCGTGATGACCGCGAGCGTGCCCTCGCTGCCCGCGAGCAGGCGCGCGAGGTTCACGGTGCCGTCGCTGGCTTCGTCGACGAGCCGGTCGAGGTTGTAACCGGAGACGTTGCGCTTCATGTCCGGGAAGCGCGCTTCGACCTCGTCGGCGTGGTCGTCGAGGACGGCGACGACGCCCGCGTAGATTCGCGGCAGGAGGTCGTCGGCGTCCGCGTCGGCGCGCTCGCGGAGCTCCTCGACCCCGATTTCGCCGAGCGTCGCCGTCGAGCCGTCCGCGAGTACGACTTCGCAGGACTCGACGTAGGCGTCGGTCTTCCCGTACTTCAGGGAGTGGGCGCCCGTGGAGTTGTTGCCGATAGCGCCGCCGATTGCGCTCCGGTCGCCCGCCGCGGGGTCGGGCGCGAACTTCAGGTCGTGAGGCGCGAGCCGCTGGTTCAGGTCTTCGAGGACGGCGCCGGCTTGCACGCGAGCTTCCTGACTCCCGGGGTCGATGTCTACGATGCCGTCCATGTACCGCGTGAAGTCGAGGACGATGGCCTCGTTGACCGTCTGCCCGGCGAGGCTCGTGCCGCCGCCGCGGGGCAGGACGGGAATCTCGCGGGTCGCGCAGTAGTCGACGACCACCGCGACGTCCG
Protein-coding sequences here:
- a CDS encoding FAD-binding and (Fe-S)-binding domain-containing protein; this translates as MASNEHGVPGRDATPPAADDRSEYDYVSGDVERPGLVDDLEARVDGDVRFDSYTRQLYATDASAYEVTPVGVVFPTDTADVAVVVDYCATREIPVLPRGGGTSLAGQTVNEAIVLDFTRYMDGIVDIDPGSQEARVQAGAVLEDLNQRLAPHDLKFAPDPAAGDRSAIGGAIGNNSTGAHSLKYGKTDAYVESCEVVLADGSTATLGEIGVEELRERADADADDLLPRIYAGVVAVLDDHADEVEARFPDMKRNVSGYNLDRLVDEASDGTVNLARLLAGSEGTLAVITEATVSLETVPETKSVALLTYDSVVDAVSDVTHVLEHDPAAVELIDDTLIDLASDTAEFEDVVALLPEGTRAALLVEFYAADDDDGREKTAGLVEDRVETGDDRFAFDALEAHDEEERATYWKLRKSGLPILLGRTSDAKHISFIEDCAIPPEHLPEFVTRFQQILEDNDTFASFYAHAGPGVLHVRPLVNTKSEPDLAAMEDIADRVTDMVVEFGGSVSGEHGDGRARTQWNRKLYGDQLWGAFRDLKTAFDPDWLLNPGQVCGDVSMTENLRFGPDYDFDAGFDAELNWDNENGLRGMVELCHGCGGCRTEQDTAGGVMCPTYRAADEEITSTRGRANMLRQAMSGDLPDDPTGDEFAEEVLDLCVGCKGCAKDCPSEVDMAKMKAEVSHERHQREGASVRDKLFANVDALAALGSATAPVSNLVSKVPGARTVMEKTVGIASERTLPTFERETLKDWFDARGGTTVPASDADRKAVLFPDTYTNYAHPEIGKAAVRVLEAAGVHVDLAERTDSGRPAHSKGFLDKSRETARKNVAALEPRVADGWDVVLVEPSDAVMFQSDYLDLLSGDAVEALAANTYGVCEYLDVFRLDDEIEWSAPDASLSYHGHCHQKATKKDHHAVGVLRRAGYATDPVDSTCCGMAGTFGYEAEHHAMSEAIGDILVDQLDDSDGDLAVAPGASCRTQLGDMLDEDARDAADLVPEDRESPPTPVELLAAAL